A genomic window from Bradyrhizobium lupini includes:
- a CDS encoding acyltransferase family protein: MLLELYVVVLLLRGAFVWLDASGRWRAVIDRVFAGIMKSPLAPLVLAIPIGAAFCLDQRWINVTGVRTPDQSLVTNAQAWIGFGTAFAIGWLLHRQIDLLRLIERRWLPHLLLAITLILISFVLVGAMTSAPGALKLPFGFATLRLVSVILYAPAIWISTFAVIGLALRFMSGFSPTWRYLADASYWVYLIHLPIVMALQVALSQLDWPGLIKFGVLLVVALPPMLASYHLLVRFTFIGVVLNGRRAEKHLLPQGGIATA, encoded by the coding sequence GTGCTGCTGGAGCTTTATGTCGTCGTGCTGCTGCTGCGCGGCGCATTTGTCTGGCTAGATGCGTCAGGCAGGTGGCGAGCGGTGATTGACCGCGTCTTCGCCGGGATCATGAAAAGTCCGCTGGCCCCCCTTGTTCTGGCAATCCCGATCGGCGCCGCCTTCTGCCTCGACCAACGCTGGATCAACGTGACGGGCGTGAGGACGCCGGATCAATCGCTCGTCACCAACGCGCAGGCCTGGATTGGCTTCGGCACCGCCTTCGCGATCGGCTGGCTGCTGCATCGGCAGATCGATCTGCTGCGACTGATTGAGCGGCGCTGGCTCCCGCATCTTCTGCTCGCAATCACTCTGATCCTGATCAGTTTCGTGCTGGTTGGGGCGATGACGTCCGCGCCGGGGGCACTGAAACTGCCTTTCGGCTTCGCCACGCTCCGGCTTGTCTCCGTGATCCTGTATGCGCCGGCGATATGGATTTCGACCTTTGCGGTCATCGGCCTCGCGCTCCGCTTCATGTCCGGCTTCAGCCCGACCTGGCGCTATCTCGCCGATGCATCCTACTGGGTCTATCTGATCCACCTGCCGATCGTGATGGCGCTGCAGGTCGCGCTGTCGCAGCTCGACTGGCCCGGTCTGATCAAGTTCGGTGTTCTTCTCGTCGTCGCGCTTCCTCCGATGCTGGCGAGCTATCATCTGCTGGTGCGCTTCACCTTCATCGGCGTGGTCCTGAATGGCCGCCGCGCCGAAAAGCACCTTCTCCCGCAAGGCGGAATTGCGACTGCGTAG
- a CDS encoding LLM class flavin-dependent oxidoreductase — protein MKFGIFYELQLPRPWVAGDELSLYQNALSQMELADSLGYDHAWVVEHHFLEEYSHSPSPESFLAAASQRTKNIRLGHGILQLTTNHPARVAERVAVLDLLSNGRCEFGMGESASITELTPFGRDMETKKEVFEEAVAAIFPMFKDAGSEHHGKYFDIPLRNVVPKPVQKPHPPLWMACSQLPTIERAGRQGFGALGFQFVSADAAHAWVHAYYNAMTKRLAKLADYEINPNMALVSFFMCAKTDEEARARADGATFFQFALRFYGASQNRQRPAPYTVNMWDEYNKWKRDNPEAQEAALRGGLIGSPETIRRKLKRFQGSHIDQVILLNQAGKNSHEHICESLELFGREVMPEFQNDPAQAAWKQGVMSGEIKLEEIDTQAFTDRYGKLAINVPPAKAAAG, from the coding sequence ATGAAGTTCGGCATCTTCTATGAGCTGCAACTGCCACGGCCGTGGGTGGCCGGCGACGAGCTCAGCCTCTATCAGAACGCGCTGTCGCAGATGGAACTCGCAGACAGCCTCGGCTACGACCACGCCTGGGTTGTCGAGCATCACTTCCTCGAAGAATACTCGCATTCGCCCTCGCCGGAATCGTTTCTCGCAGCCGCGAGCCAGCGCACCAAGAACATCCGGCTCGGCCACGGCATCCTCCAGCTCACGACCAACCACCCCGCACGTGTCGCCGAGCGCGTCGCGGTGCTCGATCTGCTCTCCAACGGCCGCTGCGAATTCGGCATGGGCGAGAGCGCCTCCATCACCGAGCTCACGCCGTTCGGCCGCGACATGGAGACCAAGAAAGAGGTGTTCGAGGAGGCCGTCGCCGCGATCTTCCCGATGTTCAAGGACGCAGGAAGCGAGCACCACGGCAAATATTTCGACATCCCGTTGCGCAACGTCGTGCCAAAACCGGTGCAGAAGCCGCATCCGCCATTGTGGATGGCCTGCTCGCAGCTGCCGACCATCGAGCGCGCCGGCCGCCAGGGCTTTGGTGCGCTCGGCTTCCAGTTCGTCAGCGCAGACGCCGCGCACGCCTGGGTGCACGCCTATTACAACGCCATGACCAAGCGTCTCGCCAAGCTCGCCGACTACGAGATCAACCCGAACATGGCGCTGGTGTCGTTCTTCATGTGCGCAAAGACGGACGAGGAGGCGCGTGCGCGCGCCGACGGCGCCACCTTCTTCCAGTTCGCGCTACGCTTCTACGGCGCGTCGCAGAATCGCCAGCGTCCGGCGCCCTATACCGTCAACATGTGGGACGAGTACAACAAGTGGAAACGCGACAATCCCGAGGCGCAGGAGGCTGCGCTGCGCGGCGGACTGATCGGCTCGCCCGAGACGATCCGCAGGAAGCTAAAGCGCTTCCAGGGCTCGCATATCGACCAGGTCATCCTGCTGAACCAGGCGGGCAAGAACAGCCACGAGCACATCTGCGAATCGCTGGAGCTGTTCGGCCGCGAGGTGATGCCGGAATTCCAGAACGATCCCGCGCAGGCGGCCTGGAAGCAGGGCGTCATGAGCGGCGAGATCAAGCTCGAGGAGATCGACACGCAGGCGTTCACCGACCGCTATGGCAAGCTCGCGATCAACGTTCCGCCGGCGAAGGCGGCGGCGGGGTAG